In a genomic window of Thalassotalea piscium:
- a CDS encoding HDOD domain-containing protein, with product MEVSISIVIFSVFALILWRLNSIKKPHRNTNTRANNTSVQYRATKSNIARTDNSLASEFTEKVTKEFNVDDVELPKEFNSLELIKTDINNKEQQQVIEEICRGFRKPHPLLLPLTQKAFEPNELFDLIKSDPQITAKVLNRVNSSAFALKQPITSINHAIIYLGIGTVKNIAMHFAVENEVKFESNIQQNAYQKLWSASYLASSLGLLFAKELLLDDASDISTRCLLNYLGDMAILSTHPELAPSYNEQKALYQRVSDHQSQLNINTQIIGSKLARYWQLPRTLVRSIENNLSFLAATPASETNDINENEQVKYQVCYIACRLADLAVINEKSCLETIRYDLNKQLDFYYLFKNEQQPKVKQLLNLFHDMSFSKKVNSLLLIN from the coding sequence ATGGAAGTGTCAATTTCTATCGTTATTTTTAGTGTTTTTGCACTTATATTGTGGCGACTAAACAGCATAAAAAAGCCCCATAGAAATACTAATACTCGAGCCAATAATACCTCTGTTCAATATCGTGCCACCAAGTCAAATATTGCGCGAACAGACAATTCTTTAGCCTCAGAGTTTACAGAAAAAGTAACAAAAGAGTTTAACGTTGATGATGTAGAGTTACCTAAAGAATTTAACTCACTTGAATTAATAAAGACAGATATTAACAATAAAGAACAACAGCAAGTTATTGAAGAGATTTGTCGTGGTTTTCGCAAACCCCATCCGCTGTTGCTACCACTTACCCAAAAAGCGTTTGAACCTAACGAGTTATTTGATTTAATTAAATCTGACCCTCAAATCACGGCAAAAGTTCTTAACCGTGTTAACTCATCTGCTTTTGCTTTAAAGCAACCCATTACCAGTATTAACCATGCAATTATTTACTTAGGCATTGGCACAGTTAAAAATATCGCTATGCATTTTGCTGTAGAAAACGAGGTAAAGTTTGAAAGTAATATTCAACAAAATGCCTACCAAAAACTTTGGAGTGCAAGTTATTTAGCGAGTAGTTTAGGGTTATTATTCGCGAAAGAATTGCTACTTGATGACGCCTCTGATATTTCTACCCGTTGCCTATTAAACTATTTAGGTGACATGGCAATATTATCAACACATCCTGAGCTGGCACCGAGTTACAACGAGCAAAAAGCACTGTACCAACGCGTGAGTGATCATCAATCACAACTAAACATTAATACACAAATTATTGGTAGTAAGCTTGCACGTTACTGGCAATTACCTCGCACTTTAGTGCGCAGCATTGAGAACAACTTGTCATTTCTAGCTGCTACACCAGCCTCAGAGACTAATGATATAAATGAGAATGAGCAGGTTAAATACCAAGTATGTTATATTGCATGTCGATTAGCAGATTTAGCAGTTATTAATGAAAAAAGTTGCCTAGAAACCATCCGTTATGACCTTAATAAACAACTCGATTTTTATTATCTTTTTAAAAACGAACAACAGCCAAAAGTGAAACAACTGTTAAATTTGTTTCATGACATGAGTTTTAGTAAAAAAGTAAATAGCCTGTTATTGATAAACTAA
- a CDS encoding glycine cleavage system protein R, translated as MNHLVISFISPDKPGLVDKLSHTIKQYQGNWQTSSLHHLSGFFAGIIEVAVDEGQTDALKNALNNLPNFNVTIEVATALSPKSPASLVLELTANDRPGIIQEISSVIHQQGGNLLKLVSSQESAPHSGQDLFKAKATITINKDALAPLVTQIESLADDLMVDISH; from the coding sequence ATGAATCACCTCGTTATCTCTTTTATTAGCCCTGACAAGCCGGGTTTAGTTGATAAACTCTCCCATACAATTAAGCAATACCAAGGTAATTGGCAAACTAGTAGCCTGCATCATTTATCTGGATTTTTTGCTGGCATTATTGAAGTTGCTGTTGATGAAGGGCAAACCGATGCACTAAAAAATGCACTTAATAACTTACCAAATTTTAATGTCACTATTGAAGTAGCCACAGCATTATCTCCCAAATCTCCTGCGAGTTTAGTACTTGAATTAACTGCAAATGATCGCCCTGGCATCATACAAGAAATTAGCTCTGTTATACATCAGCAAGGTGGAAACCTATTAAAGTTAGTAAGTAGTCAAGAGAGCGCCCCACACTCTGGGCAAGACTTATTTAAAGCTAAAGCGACTATAACAATTAATAAAGACGCTCTAGCACCTTTAGTTACACAAATTGAGAGTTTAGCTGATGATCTAATGGTTGATATATCCCATTAA
- a CDS encoding aldehyde dehydrogenase: MSELLTKQEYSEIAKKITLPNKAFINGQFVDAQSGQTMPSENPATGEVLTEIASCDASDVNIAVANAKTVYESGVWSALSPAERKTAVLKLADLIEEHALELAVLETLEAGKPIHECVKTDLPETISCIRWYAEAADKMYDQISPTANNALATIRREAVGVVACVLPWNFPLMMLAWKLGPALVMGNSVIIKPAESTSMTTLKVAELAIKAGIPAGVFNVLPGLGPNVGEPLGLHEDVQVISFTGSTATGRRFLKYSADSNLKRVVLECGGKSPSVVLSDADNLDSVAENIVAAGLWNMGQNCTANSRIIIHKDLKVELTKKIIAKLDDWRTGDPLDPQYMLGSVINRQQYDKVLGYIEIGKKEGAKVIFGGNAIELNNGLFIEPTIFDSVTPDMTIAKEEIFGPVFGLIEAESDEEAIAIANDTCYGLQASLYTRDLKKAHLYSQQLKAGTVSVNCFSEGDITTPFGGYKLSGFGGRDNSLMAFDQYSEVKATWFDFS, encoded by the coding sequence ATGTCTGAATTATTAACTAAACAAGAGTATAGCGAAATAGCAAAGAAAATTACTTTGCCAAATAAAGCATTTATTAATGGACAGTTTGTTGATGCACAAAGCGGACAGACAATGCCAAGTGAAAACCCAGCTACGGGTGAAGTACTAACAGAAATTGCTTCTTGTGATGCGAGTGACGTTAATATTGCTGTTGCTAATGCTAAAACAGTTTATGAAAGTGGTGTTTGGTCAGCACTATCGCCTGCCGAGAGAAAAACGGCAGTATTAAAGTTAGCTGACTTAATTGAAGAGCACGCTTTAGAATTGGCGGTTCTAGAAACATTAGAAGCAGGTAAGCCAATCCACGAATGCGTTAAAACTGATTTGCCAGAGACGATCAGTTGCATCAGATGGTATGCAGAAGCTGCGGATAAAATGTATGACCAAATTTCACCAACGGCTAACAATGCTTTAGCAACTATCAGACGTGAAGCCGTTGGAGTTGTAGCTTGTGTACTGCCTTGGAATTTTCCTTTAATGATGCTTGCTTGGAAATTAGGCCCGGCATTAGTGATGGGGAATTCAGTGATTATCAAGCCAGCTGAATCAACAAGTATGACGACATTAAAAGTGGCCGAGCTTGCTATTAAAGCTGGAATTCCTGCTGGCGTTTTCAATGTGTTGCCGGGGCTAGGGCCTAATGTGGGTGAACCGCTTGGGCTGCACGAAGATGTTCAAGTAATTTCTTTTACGGGTTCAACAGCAACTGGAAGACGCTTTTTAAAATACTCTGCAGACAGTAACCTTAAGCGTGTTGTGCTTGAATGTGGTGGAAAAAGTCCGAGTGTGGTGCTTTCAGACGCAGATAATTTAGACTCTGTTGCTGAAAATATTGTTGCTGCAGGGTTATGGAATATGGGGCAAAACTGTACCGCGAACTCGAGAATTATTATTCACAAAGACCTAAAAGTTGAATTAACTAAAAAGATCATTGCCAAGCTTGATGACTGGAGAACAGGTGATCCGTTAGACCCTCAATATATGCTTGGTTCGGTTATTAACCGCCAGCAATACGATAAGGTGCTTGGTTATATTGAGATCGGCAAGAAAGAAGGAGCTAAAGTGATTTTCGGTGGTAATGCTATTGAACTTAATAATGGCTTATTTATTGAACCAACAATATTTGATTCAGTAACACCTGATATGACAATTGCTAAAGAGGAAATTTTCGGGCCGGTGTTCGGGTTAATTGAAGCAGAGTCTGATGAAGAAGCTATCGCTATAGCTAATGACACTTGTTATGGTTTGCAAGCTTCTTTATATACTAGAGATTTAAAGAAAGCTCATTTGTATTCTCAGCAACTTAAAGCAGGCACTGTATCTGTAAACTGTTTTTCAGAAGGTGATATAACTACACCTTTTGGTGGTTATAAGTTATCAGGCTTTGGTGGCAGAGATAATTCGTTAATGGCTTTTGACCAATACAGCGAAGTAAAAGCAACTTGGTTTGATTTTTCGTAA
- a CDS encoding PilZ domain-containing protein, which translates to MMENRRQFTRILFSMDASLEVTDQQYAVNIHDISLNGALVSRPKAEQSLLKSLGVLRFALPDSDINVEMHIAIVHEEGDEIGLRCNAIDIDSVSHLKRLIELNLGDESQLSKELSQLTKAM; encoded by the coding sequence ATGATGGAAAATAGACGTCAATTTACTCGCATATTGTTTTCTATGGACGCTTCGTTAGAAGTAACAGATCAGCAATACGCTGTTAATATTCATGACATATCGCTAAATGGTGCTTTAGTTAGCCGTCCTAAAGCTGAGCAATCATTATTAAAATCACTAGGCGTACTGCGTTTTGCATTACCTGATAGTGACATTAATGTAGAAATGCATATCGCTATTGTTCATGAAGAAGGTGATGAAATTGGTTTACGTTGTAATGCCATTGATATTGACAGTGTAAGTCATTTGAAACGACTCATTGAACTCAATCTTGGTGATGAAAGTCAATTAAGTAAAGAACTATCGCAATTAACAAAAGCTATGTAA
- a CDS encoding TonB-dependent receptor → MLTKNRFNLSTLSVAMLSAAASFTTPSYAADANIEKIMVTGSRIARAEVASTSPVTVVTKAQLTNLGITDVSSALRRLPAITGNSENNQSSRGSTNIQTATLRGIEATNTLVLLNGRRIVGSNEEGLVDLSSIPFEAISQIEVLKDGASAIYGSDAIAGVINIITRKNYEGFEVNARYGQTSKSDAQERKLGLVMGFSGDKGSMMLAASTSNNAGWEEKDRYMTRDADQGYLGGGDTSSGTTPFPRLTGFGLDPNQSWTILDADNPDNVSIFDYSTMGYNYRSAQSGANDNKTTSVFLTGDYQLNNDITFFTELSFHDGFVQGNEAPPGVDTSWYGDNVDTPNAFKRYPDAEGNNFGVGPNQKYNPFGIAGNVSRRFTEYGSRLYKSDNTINRYTLGLQGSIFDEYDWELSFSSQTAEIIRRGGTQPSIAMIERALSDECETAADPTCVALNVFGPEGSVTSQMLDFINTTAPVITNKNDLMFIQAHISGPIMDLPAGVLMFSTGMEYREDQLSMEVDQAQRTATFDVSWGESRTPVISPVREITEYYLELAIPVLDNLEVETAIRYSNYSDINKSTTNPKFGLMYQPFDMLKLRTTYSTGFRAPTMAQMYQGQTSSMNTNLYDPCNPGNDINFSSSKPECLALGLDPAFSNNTVQSNDIIGGGNPNLKPEEANNMTFGLVIEPIENLSLTLDYFKIEQTNVVFASSRYVVDQNLAGNPAYADAVIRSNNGKGYIQTIFSPQSNIAARNLAGIDINAHYLLDTDIGQWRFNIDTTFLSKFEVQDTSDTPFRDVVGTYDAAFGSLPEYKTTIQIDWSMGNYHVTWDANYNSKIEASQDDVMSASTFHNMQAGYFMESIGTDIHFGIQNVFDKEPPYLKANGNSTDDSLYSFRGRFFYMGVKKEF, encoded by the coding sequence ATGCTTACAAAAAACAGATTTAATCTATCGACACTTTCCGTTGCGATGCTATCGGCAGCAGCAAGTTTTACAACTCCCAGCTATGCCGCTGACGCAAATATAGAAAAAATTATGGTTACCGGCTCACGTATCGCACGGGCTGAAGTAGCTTCTACATCGCCTGTCACTGTGGTAACTAAAGCTCAGCTTACTAATCTTGGCATTACAGATGTTAGCTCTGCTTTGCGCCGTTTACCTGCAATTACTGGTAATAGTGAAAATAACCAAAGTAGTAGAGGAAGCACTAATATTCAAACGGCAACACTACGTGGTATTGAAGCTACAAATACATTAGTTTTACTTAATGGTCGACGTATCGTTGGCTCTAATGAAGAAGGTTTAGTTGATCTTTCCTCTATCCCATTTGAAGCTATTTCACAAATCGAAGTATTAAAAGATGGCGCATCAGCTATTTATGGATCTGATGCTATTGCTGGTGTAATAAACATAATTACCCGCAAAAACTATGAAGGCTTTGAAGTAAATGCCCGTTATGGTCAAACGTCAAAAAGCGATGCTCAAGAGCGTAAACTTGGTTTAGTTATGGGGTTTAGTGGTGATAAAGGGAGCATGATGTTAGCAGCTTCCACCAGTAATAACGCAGGTTGGGAAGAAAAAGATCGCTATATGACGCGTGACGCTGATCAAGGCTATTTAGGTGGTGGCGATACAAGCTCCGGCACAACCCCATTCCCTCGCCTAACCGGCTTTGGTTTAGATCCAAATCAATCATGGACTATTTTAGATGCAGACAATCCTGACAATGTTTCCATTTTTGACTATAGCACCATGGGATACAACTACCGATCGGCACAGTCAGGTGCTAATGATAACAAGACTACCAGCGTATTTTTAACTGGTGATTATCAGCTTAATAATGACATAACTTTTTTCACTGAGCTATCATTTCATGATGGCTTTGTTCAAGGAAATGAAGCACCTCCTGGGGTTGATACTAGCTGGTATGGTGATAATGTTGACACACCAAATGCCTTTAAGCGTTATCCTGATGCAGAGGGTAATAATTTTGGTGTCGGGCCTAACCAAAAATACAACCCGTTTGGAATAGCTGGTAATGTTAGTCGCCGCTTTACTGAGTATGGTTCACGCCTCTATAAGTCTGATAATACAATCAATCGCTACACCCTTGGTTTACAAGGAAGTATTTTTGATGAATATGACTGGGAGTTAAGTTTCTCAAGTCAAACTGCTGAAATAATTAGACGTGGTGGCACCCAACCTTCTATAGCTATGATTGAGCGCGCTCTTTCAGATGAGTGTGAAACAGCAGCAGATCCAACATGTGTAGCATTAAACGTATTTGGGCCAGAAGGCTCTGTTACTTCACAGATGTTAGATTTTATTAATACTACGGCACCAGTAATAACAAATAAAAACGATTTAATGTTTATACAAGCCCATATTTCTGGCCCTATTATGGACTTACCTGCCGGCGTTCTCATGTTCTCAACTGGTATGGAGTATCGAGAAGACCAACTGTCTATGGAGGTAGACCAAGCACAACGAACGGCAACCTTTGATGTTTCTTGGGGCGAATCAAGAACCCCTGTTATTTCTCCCGTTCGTGAAATAACAGAATATTATTTAGAGTTAGCAATTCCGGTACTGGATAATTTAGAAGTTGAAACGGCGATTCGTTATAGCAACTATAGCGACATTAACAAAAGTACAACTAACCCTAAATTTGGATTAATGTACCAGCCATTTGACATGTTAAAGTTACGAACTACTTATAGCACGGGTTTCAGAGCTCCAACAATGGCGCAAATGTACCAAGGGCAAACATCAAGTATGAATACTAACTTGTATGATCCGTGTAATCCTGGAAATGATATTAATTTTAGCTCAAGTAAACCTGAATGCTTGGCTTTAGGGTTAGATCCAGCATTTAGCAATAATACTGTTCAAAGTAACGATATTATTGGTGGCGGTAATCCAAACCTAAAACCTGAAGAAGCAAACAACATGACGTTTGGCTTAGTTATTGAGCCAATAGAGAACTTATCGCTTACGCTCGATTACTTTAAAATTGAGCAAACAAATGTTGTATTTGCAAGTTCGCGATATGTTGTTGATCAGAACTTAGCTGGTAACCCTGCTTATGCTGATGCAGTAATACGAAGTAACAATGGTAAGGGTTATATTCAAACAATTTTTTCTCCTCAAAGCAATATTGCAGCCCGTAACTTAGCAGGGATTGACATTAATGCTCATTATTTATTAGACACCGATATTGGTCAGTGGCGCTTTAATATTGATACTACCTTTTTGAGTAAATTTGAAGTTCAAGACACGAGTGATACACCATTTAGAGATGTAGTGGGAACTTATGATGCTGCATTTGGAAGCCTTCCTGAGTATAAAACAACTATCCAGATTGATTGGTCAATGGGCAATTACCATGTGACCTGGGATGCTAACTACAACTCAAAAATTGAAGCATCACAAGATGATGTTATGTCAGCCTCTACGTTCCATAATATGCAAGCTGGTTATTTCATGGAAAGTATTGGAACCGATATTCACTTTGGTATTCAAAATGTATTCGATAAAGAGCCTCCATACTTAAAAGCTAATGGTAACTCTACTGATGATAGTCTTTATTCATTCAGAGGTAGATTTTTCTACATGGGTGTGAAAAAAGAATTTTAA
- the ettA gene encoding energy-dependent translational throttle protein EttA, with translation MALPDKFIYSMNRVSKVVPPKRTILKDISLSFFPGAKIGVLGLNGAGKSTLLRIMAGVDTEFEGEAHALTGTNIGYLPQEPQLDEEKTVREVVESAVSVVKDAMKRLDQVYMEYAEEGADFDALAKEQGQLEDIINSNDGHNIDNALERAADALRLPPWDQKIAVLSGGERRRVALCHLLLQKPDMLLLDEPTNHLDAESVAWLERFLHDYSGTVVAITHDRYFLDNVAGWILELDRGYGIPWEGNYSSWLEQKDARLQQESKSESALQKTIKQELEWVRQNPKARQSKNKARMARFEELNNQEHQKRNETNELYIPPGPRLGDKVLDVINLTKSFGDRVLIDKLSFSVPKGAIVGIIGANGAGKSTLFKMLSGAEKPDSGTIELGETVKIASVDQFRDDMDDKNTVYQEISQGHDILEIGNYQIPSRAYCSRFNFKGNDQQKFIGDLSGGERNRVHLAKLVQTGGNLLLLDEPTNDLDIETLRALEEALLEFPGCAMVISHDRWFLDRIATHILDYRDEGQVNFFEGNFTDYNEWLKKTLGAAATEPHRIKYKKIIK, from the coding sequence ATGGCTTTGCCAGATAAATTTATCTATTCAATGAATCGTGTCAGTAAAGTTGTGCCACCAAAACGCACAATTTTGAAAGACATTTCACTTTCTTTTTTCCCCGGTGCCAAAATTGGTGTTTTAGGTTTAAATGGTGCAGGTAAGTCAACACTTTTACGTATTATGGCTGGTGTTGATACCGAGTTTGAAGGTGAAGCACATGCATTAACCGGTACTAACATTGGTTACTTGCCACAAGAGCCGCAACTAGACGAAGAGAAAACAGTTCGTGAAGTTGTTGAAAGTGCGGTTTCAGTAGTAAAAGATGCAATGAAACGCCTTGATCAGGTTTACATGGAATATGCCGAAGAAGGTGCTGACTTCGATGCCTTAGCTAAAGAGCAAGGTCAATTAGAAGATATTATCAATAGTAACGATGGCCACAACATTGATAACGCATTAGAGCGCGCAGCAGATGCGCTTCGCTTGCCACCTTGGGATCAAAAAATTGCGGTACTTAGTGGTGGTGAGCGCCGCCGTGTTGCACTTTGTCATTTGCTTTTACAAAAACCAGACATGTTATTGTTAGATGAACCAACGAACCATTTAGATGCTGAATCTGTTGCTTGGTTAGAGCGTTTTTTACATGACTATAGTGGTACTGTTGTTGCTATTACCCATGATAGATATTTCTTAGACAACGTTGCTGGTTGGATCTTAGAACTAGACCGTGGCTACGGTATTCCTTGGGAAGGCAACTACTCATCTTGGTTAGAGCAAAAAGATGCACGCTTACAACAAGAGTCTAAAAGTGAAAGCGCTTTACAAAAAACCATTAAGCAAGAACTTGAATGGGTACGCCAAAACCCTAAAGCTCGCCAGTCTAAAAATAAAGCGCGTATGGCAAGGTTTGAAGAACTTAACAATCAAGAGCATCAAAAGCGTAATGAAACGAATGAGCTTTATATTCCACCAGGGCCTCGTTTAGGCGACAAAGTATTAGACGTAATAAACTTAACTAAATCGTTTGGCGACAGAGTATTAATAGACAAGTTAAGCTTTAGTGTTCCTAAGGGTGCGATTGTTGGTATTATCGGCGCTAACGGTGCCGGTAAGTCAACCTTATTTAAAATGCTATCTGGTGCTGAAAAGCCAGACTCAGGCACTATTGAATTAGGTGAAACCGTAAAAATAGCGAGTGTTGACCAGTTTAGAGATGATATGGATGACAAAAACACTGTCTATCAAGAAATTTCTCAAGGCCACGATATTCTTGAAATTGGTAATTATCAAATACCAAGTCGTGCATACTGTAGCCGTTTTAACTTTAAAGGTAACGATCAGCAAAAGTTTATAGGTGACTTATCAGGTGGTGAGCGTAATCGTGTTCATCTAGCGAAATTAGTACAAACCGGGGGTAACTTATTACTACTAGATGAGCCAACTAACGATCTTGATATTGAAACGCTTCGCGCACTTGAAGAGGCATTGCTAGAGTTTCCTGGTTGTGCCATGGTAATTTCACATGACCGTTGGTTTTTAGACCGTATTGCCACTCATATTCTCGACTATAGAGATGAAGGGCAAGTTAACTTCTTTGAAGGCAACTTTACTGATTATAACGAATGGTTGAAGAAAACACTTGGAGCCGCGGCTACTGAACCTCACCGCATTAAGTATAAGAAAATTATCAAGTAG
- a CDS encoding substrate-binding periplasmic protein, whose translation MKNIAALSLLIITAAMSLLLPTWAAPVSVSTSQWAPYIHAENKPLGTAADILRQVLSQDKEIINWRYQNYDLAFELVANNKQEAAFPYFKTKEREQRVLYSQPVLSVTSGIYYNRQREDYLNFSTLNGHKFGRVSGYSYGQVIDAYLTDAIVFPSESDALESLFKNEIDFLPMTESVMNTMLNSSYSDQALLIKKIDKVEGHDTLHLIAPNTAEGKKLINKVNRLLAQVSAITSLKPKPVLRFKPKDIARLITAEGYPAIVGQTSLDSSTDYYTLPQGTKVLILNWSDKIVRPSTTDRIYKSMIDLSKVVVLNGPHVGKELYIKNMHLEIQ comes from the coding sequence ATGAAAAATATTGCTGCGTTATCGCTACTAATTATTACTGCTGCTATGTCTTTATTACTGCCTACTTGGGCCGCGCCTGTATCTGTTTCTACAAGTCAATGGGCGCCTTATATACATGCAGAAAACAAACCATTAGGTACAGCTGCAGATATACTTAGACAAGTATTAAGCCAAGATAAAGAGATAATTAATTGGCGTTATCAAAACTATGATTTAGCTTTTGAGTTAGTGGCAAATAATAAACAAGAAGCTGCTTTTCCATACTTTAAAACTAAAGAGCGTGAGCAACGCGTTTTATACTCACAGCCCGTGCTTAGTGTAACAAGTGGCATTTATTATAATCGGCAACGAGAAGACTATTTGAACTTTTCAACGTTGAACGGTCATAAGTTTGGTCGTGTATCAGGCTACAGTTATGGTCAAGTTATAGATGCTTACCTTACTGATGCTATTGTTTTTCCAAGTGAAAGCGATGCATTAGAAAGTTTATTTAAGAATGAAATTGATTTTTTGCCAATGACCGAAAGTGTAATGAACACCATGCTTAATTCAAGTTACAGTGACCAAGCACTTTTAATAAAGAAAATTGATAAAGTAGAAGGGCATGACACACTGCATCTTATAGCGCCAAATACTGCTGAAGGTAAAAAATTAATCAACAAAGTTAATCGGTTATTAGCGCAGGTGTCAGCTATAACCAGTTTAAAACCAAAACCAGTGCTTCGTTTTAAACCCAAAGACATAGCAAGGCTTATCACCGCAGAAGGCTACCCTGCTATTGTTGGGCAAACATCATTAGATAGCAGTACTGATTACTACACCCTTCCGCAAGGAACTAAAGTATTGATTTTAAACTGGAGCGATAAAATTGTAAGGCCATCAACTACAGACCGAATATATAAAAGTATGATTGATCTGAGTAAAGTTGTGGTGTTAAACGGGCCGCATGTAGGCAAAGAGCTTTATATTAAAAACATGCATTTAGAGATCCAATGA
- a CDS encoding peptidylprolyl isomerase, whose amino-acid sequence MSTRINLLVIFILIINLPSYATNIDKSLYRTPNADNLLYLELDVGLIIIEMNPLFAPKHVAQIKKLVRNDFYNGLTFYRVIDGFVAQAGTSIDEDNGHLDFEIKNKSLQLPIESRIANTVNKPFTLVQSPDMFAAKTGFIEGFTVAKNSEDSLTWLTHCPGVIGMSRNNAPNTATTDFYIVIGQAPRYLDSIMSVFGRVIYGMDNVQRIKRVNAKHNGNFINLSEGTTIKNISVASDLPKDKQLNIVVERTNTTRFRKKLSQRRMRADPFFYEKPPQVLDICQVPVETIIL is encoded by the coding sequence ATGAGCACTAGAATAAATTTACTGGTAATTTTTATACTAATTATAAACTTACCAAGCTATGCAACAAATATAGACAAATCACTTTATCGTACACCGAATGCTGACAACCTGTTATACCTAGAACTAGATGTTGGTCTTATTATTATAGAAATGAACCCTTTATTTGCTCCAAAGCATGTCGCTCAAATAAAAAAACTGGTACGCAATGATTTTTATAATGGGTTAACCTTTTATCGAGTAATCGATGGTTTTGTGGCACAAGCGGGAACAAGTATTGATGAAGATAATGGCCATTTAGATTTTGAAATAAAAAACAAGTCATTACAATTACCCATTGAGTCGAGGATAGCTAATACAGTAAACAAACCATTTACCCTAGTGCAGTCCCCAGATATGTTTGCTGCCAAAACAGGTTTTATCGAAGGATTTACTGTAGCTAAAAATAGCGAAGACTCACTTACTTGGTTAACCCATTGCCCAGGTGTAATTGGTATGTCTCGTAATAACGCCCCTAATACTGCAACTACCGATTTTTATATTGTTATAGGTCAGGCGCCGAGGTATTTAGATAGTATTATGTCTGTATTTGGTCGCGTCATTTATGGTATGGATAACGTGCAACGTATTAAGCGGGTTAATGCTAAACACAATGGGAATTTTATCAATCTTAGCGAAGGTACAACAATTAAAAACATAAGCGTAGCAAGCGATCTACCAAAAGATAAACAGCTCAACATTGTCGTAGAACGAACTAATACAACTAGATTTAGAAAAAAATTATCTCAAAGGCGGATGAGAGCAGATCCTTTTTTCTATGAAAAGCCGCCCCAGGTCCTAGATATATGTCAGGTTCCAGTTGAAACAATAATATTGTAA
- a CDS encoding dihydrodipicolinate synthase family protein — protein sequence MKLKGIYTPVLTSFKEDGTIDYPAWEKVLDKQINAGVHGIVVGGSTGEFYAMSKAERLEQFKFANDYIAGRVPWIAGINDVIATEVYSFAKSAKELGASGMLVAAPPYSLPSEEELAQHIIRIDEAADLAIILYNYPGRTGVEMGTEFLELVADRKNVVAIKESSGDVNRIHELALKYPQVSLCAGAEDQVLEFFAWGAQSWVCACANIFPEACVSFYQTCVEEKDFVKGQKYMATFMPVMEFLEQSGKFVQCVKYGAQLQGLTTGPVRLPMLEMSDEMKAQVKEVVTKASIELAALANE from the coding sequence ATGAAATTGAAAGGCATCTACACACCGGTGTTAACTTCTTTTAAAGAAGATGGAACAATTGATTATCCTGCATGGGAAAAGGTATTAGACAAGCAGATTAATGCTGGTGTACATGGAATTGTTGTGGGTGGCTCTACGGGTGAATTTTACGCAATGTCAAAAGCCGAACGCTTAGAGCAATTTAAATTTGCCAATGACTACATTGCTGGCAGAGTGCCTTGGATCGCAGGTATAAATGACGTTATCGCTACAGAAGTTTATAGTTTTGCAAAGTCAGCAAAAGAATTAGGTGCTTCAGGCATGTTGGTTGCTGCTCCACCATACTCATTGCCTAGCGAAGAAGAATTAGCACAGCATATTATTCGTATAGATGAAGCTGCGGATTTGGCCATTATTTTATATAACTACCCTGGGCGTACGGGTGTTGAGATGGGTACGGAGTTTCTTGAACTTGTTGCCGATAGAAAAAATGTTGTCGCAATAAAAGAGTCTAGTGGTGATGTTAATCGCATCCATGAATTAGCATTAAAATACCCGCAGGTGTCGTTATGTGCAGGCGCTGAAGATCAAGTATTAGAATTTTTTGCGTGGGGCGCTCAAAGTTGGGTTTGTGCTTGTGCAAACATATTCCCAGAAGCATGTGTTTCTTTTTATCAAACCTGCGTAGAAGAAAAAGACTTTGTTAAAGGGCAAAAATACATGGCAACTTTCATGCCTGTAATGGAATTTTTAGAGCAAAGCGGAAAGTTTGTTCAGTGCGTAAAATATGGTGCTCAATTACAAGGTTTAACGACTGGGCCTGTACGTTTACCTATGCTAGAAATGTCTGATGAAATGAAAGCGCAAGTAAAAGAGGTAGTAACTAAAGCGTCAATTGAACTTGCCGCGCTTGCTAACGAATAA